A genome region from Clostridium pasteurianum includes the following:
- a CDS encoding tetratricopeptide repeat protein, whose protein sequence is MLYFNKATDYYNKKDYKKALSMYKKALELKENESASLYNSAVCLIKLKNYEKAIPFIKLALTKREDSRYYFNLGYCYAMTKNKKKALICFNKAWSIDNNDEDCKKAITLILNSYKKFSL, encoded by the coding sequence ATATTATATTTTAATAAAGCTACAGATTATTATAATAAAAAAGACTACAAAAAAGCTCTTTCAATGTATAAAAAAGCTCTTGAATTAAAAGAAAATGAATCTGCATCATTATATAACTCCGCTGTGTGTCTCATAAAATTAAAAAACTATGAAAAGGCTATACCATTTATAAAATTGGCTCTTACTAAAAGAGAAGACAGCAGATACTATTTTAATCTTGGTTACTGTTATGCTATGACAAAAAATAAGAAAAAAGCTTTAATATGCTTTAATAAAGCCTGGTCTATTGACAATAATGATGAGGATTGTAAAAAAGCTATTACACTTATTCTAAATTCTTATAAAAAATTTTCTCTTTAG
- a CDS encoding 2-hydroxyacyl-CoA dehydratase translates to MGENLHLGLDVGSTTVKIVILNDDDNILYSKYQRHYSDIKFTIISLITEAYEKFKNENVTVMVTGSGGLSVSEWMDVKFIQEVIACTNTIEKIVPETDVAIELGGEDAKITYFYDDNIDQRMNGTCAGGTGAFIDQMATLLKTDAAGLNELAKKHTCIYPIAARCGVFAKTDVQPLLNEGAAKEDVAASILQAVVNQTISGLACGKPIKGKVAFLGGPLYFLSELRQRFIETLKLADDEVIFPDNSQLFVAMGAALSSKNEEVLTFREIKKRLLKLNKAVDNGVNTLEPLFRDEDDYNKFKERHDKDKVSRRELSSYSGNCFLGIDAGSTTTKAVLISDTGELLYSYYGSNEGSPLKLSVKILKDIYSKLPENAHIVNSASTGYGESLIKAALKVDIGQVETVAHYKAAEFFQPGVDFILDIGGQDMKCMRVKDGVISSVTLNEACSSGCGSFLETFAKSLNMDVREFAKTAIFAKRPVDLGSRCTVFMNSRVKQSQKEGAEVGDISAGLSYSVIKNALFKVIKVRNPKDLGKRVIVQGGTFYNDAVLRSFEIISGREAIRPDIAGLMGAFGAAIIAKENYDGKHETAILKSDELEKFGTQTSMRRCGKCANNCMLTVNEFSDGRQFITGNRCERGAGSEIKKNDLPNLYDYKYKRIFGYIPLKKTEAKRGVVGIPRVLNMYENYPFWFTFFTELGFRVELSPRSSKRVYEKGMDTIPSESVCYPGKIAHGHVVSLMERGIKFIFYPCVPYERQEQKDANNHYNCPIVTSYAEIIKNNIDGLRDGDIIFKNPFLSLDDKGKLKEMLLESLKEFNLTKSEVGLAVDKAWDEQENLRQDIGRKGEEVLKYLKKTGKKGIVLSGRPYHIDPEINHGIPELINSFGMAVLTEDSIAHLGKVERPLRVVDQWVYHSRLYAAASFVAHEDNLELVQLNSFGCGLDAVTTDQVEEILDQYGKIYTLIKIDEGSNLGAIRIRIRSLKAAMAERDKNNIKPERKFELPKRKVFTKEMRKNHTILMPQMSPIHFQFLETALRSEGYNLVVMPSVDKKCVDEGLKYVNNDACYPSIIVVGQMIEALKSGKYDLNNTSLLISQTGGGCRATNYIGFIRKAIKDAGFEKVPVIAISAQRFEKNPGITYSLGTGIKAIKAILYGDLLMRVLYKVRPYEKVKGSANKLYDKWVNICKDDSSNAKIKTFKNNVRNIVKEFDNLELNDVVKPKVGLVGEILVKFHPTANNNVVDVIEREGAEAVMPDLMDFVLYSSYNTTFKDKHYHTDKKGKFLSNILIDAIEHFRKPMKMALKESIRFTPPSSIKELAEGVKGIVSVGNQTGEGWFLTAEMVELINDGVLNVICMQPFACLPNHVTGKGVIKELKRRYSKANIAAIDFDPGASEVNQINRIKLMLSTAFKNLDNKKQENSLNEAEEEVASVTEKANM, encoded by the coding sequence ATGGGAGAAAATTTACATTTAGGATTAGATGTAGGATCAACTACTGTAAAAATAGTAATTTTAAATGATGATGATAACATTTTATACAGTAAGTATCAGAGACATTATTCAGATATTAAGTTTACAATTATAAGCCTCATAACTGAAGCATACGAAAAATTTAAAAATGAAAATGTTACAGTTATGGTAACCGGTTCTGGAGGATTGTCTGTTTCCGAATGGATGGATGTTAAATTTATTCAAGAAGTAATAGCATGTACTAATACTATTGAAAAAATTGTACCTGAAACTGATGTTGCAATAGAACTTGGTGGAGAAGATGCAAAAATAACTTATTTTTATGATGATAATATAGATCAAAGAATGAATGGAACTTGTGCTGGCGGAACAGGAGCATTTATCGATCAAATGGCTACGCTCTTAAAGACAGATGCCGCAGGCTTAAATGAGCTTGCTAAAAAGCATACATGTATATACCCAATTGCAGCTAGATGCGGTGTTTTTGCAAAGACAGATGTTCAGCCCCTTTTAAATGAAGGTGCGGCAAAAGAGGATGTAGCAGCTTCAATACTTCAAGCAGTTGTAAATCAAACTATAAGTGGCCTTGCTTGTGGAAAACCAATAAAAGGTAAAGTCGCATTTTTAGGTGGACCTCTTTACTTTTTATCTGAACTGAGACAGAGATTTATTGAAACTTTAAAACTCGCAGATGATGAGGTTATTTTCCCGGATAATTCACAGCTATTTGTAGCTATGGGTGCAGCACTTTCTTCTAAAAATGAGGAAGTATTAACTTTTAGAGAAATAAAGAAAAGACTTTTAAAACTAAATAAAGCAGTAGACAATGGAGTAAATACCTTAGAGCCTTTATTTAGAGATGAAGATGATTATAATAAATTTAAGGAAAGACATGATAAAGATAAAGTAAGTAGAAGAGAACTTAGTTCATATAGTGGAAATTGTTTTTTGGGAATAGATGCAGGTTCTACTACTACGAAGGCAGTTTTAATATCTGATACTGGAGAACTTTTATATTCATATTATGGAAGTAATGAAGGAAGTCCTTTAAAGCTTTCAGTAAAAATATTAAAGGATATATATAGTAAGCTTCCTGAGAATGCTCATATTGTTAATAGTGCATCTACAGGATACGGAGAGAGCCTTATAAAAGCAGCACTTAAAGTTGATATTGGACAGGTTGAAACAGTTGCACATTATAAAGCTGCTGAATTTTTCCAGCCTGGTGTTGATTTTATACTTGATATTGGTGGACAAGATATGAAGTGTATGAGGGTAAAGGATGGAGTAATAAGCTCTGTAACTTTAAATGAAGCTTGTTCATCAGGATGCGGCTCGTTTTTGGAGACATTTGCCAAATCATTAAATATGGATGTACGTGAGTTTGCAAAGACTGCTATTTTTGCTAAGAGACCTGTTGACTTGGGGTCAAGGTGTACGGTATTTATGAATTCAAGGGTAAAGCAGTCTCAAAAAGAAGGTGCTGAAGTAGGTGACATATCAGCTGGACTTTCATACTCAGTAATAAAAAATGCACTCTTTAAGGTTATAAAGGTTAGAAACCCAAAGGATTTGGGCAAAAGAGTAATAGTACAAGGTGGAACTTTCTATAATGATGCTGTGCTTAGAAGTTTTGAAATAATATCAGGAAGAGAAGCTATAAGACCTGATATTGCAGGACTTATGGGCGCTTTTGGAGCAGCTATTATAGCAAAGGAAAACTATGATGGTAAGCATGAAACAGCCATATTAAAGAGTGATGAACTTGAAAAGTTTGGCACTCAAACAAGTATGAGAAGATGCGGCAAATGTGCTAATAATTGTATGCTTACAGTGAATGAGTTTTCAGATGGAAGACAGTTTATAACTGGAAATAGATGTGAAAGAGGCGCTGGCAGCGAAATCAAGAAAAATGATCTTCCTAATTTGTATGATTATAAATATAAGAGGATTTTTGGTTATATACCACTTAAAAAGACAGAAGCCAAAAGAGGAGTTGTTGGAATTCCTAGAGTTTTAAATATGTATGAAAACTATCCATTTTGGTTTACTTTTTTTACAGAGCTAGGGTTTAGAGTTGAATTATCACCTAGATCGTCTAAACGTGTTTATGAAAAAGGTATGGATACAATACCGTCTGAATCTGTATGTTATCCTGGTAAAATTGCACATGGACATGTTGTTAGTCTTATGGAAAGAGGTATAAAGTTCATATTTTATCCTTGTGTTCCATATGAGAGACAGGAACAAAAGGATGCAAATAATCATTATAATTGTCCTATAGTAACCTCTTATGCAGAGATTATAAAGAATAATATTGATGGTCTTAGAGATGGAGATATAATATTTAAAAATCCTTTCTTGTCATTAGATGATAAGGGCAAACTAAAAGAAATGCTTTTAGAGTCACTTAAGGAATTTAATTTAACAAAGAGTGAAGTTGGCTTAGCTGTGGATAAAGCGTGGGATGAACAGGAAAACTTAAGGCAGGATATAGGTAGAAAAGGTGAAGAAGTTTTAAAATATTTAAAGAAAACTGGTAAAAAAGGAATAGTTTTATCAGGAAGACCATATCACATTGATCCTGAAATAAACCATGGGATACCAGAACTTATAAATAGTTTTGGGATGGCTGTTTTAACTGAGGATTCTATTGCGCATCTTGGAAAAGTTGAAAGACCTTTAAGAGTAGTAGATCAATGGGTATATCATTCAAGGCTGTATGCAGCAGCAAGTTTTGTTGCACATGAAGATAATCTTGAACTTGTACAACTTAATTCTTTTGGATGCGGGCTTGATGCGGTAACAACTGATCAAGTTGAAGAAATACTGGATCAGTATGGAAAAATATATACTCTCATTAAAATAGATGAGGGAAGCAATCTAGGAGCTATAAGGATAAGAATAAGGTCCCTTAAAGCAGCTATGGCTGAGAGAGATAAGAATAATATAAAACCTGAAAGGAAGTTTGAACTTCCAAAGAGAAAAGTATTTACTAAGGAAATGAGAAAAAATCATACTATATTGATGCCTCAAATGTCTCCTATACATTTTCAATTTTTGGAGACGGCACTTAGAAGTGAAGGATATAATCTTGTTGTTATGCCTTCTGTGGACAAGAAGTGTGTAGATGAAGGATTAAAGTATGTAAATAATGATGCTTGCTATCCATCTATAATAGTAGTTGGACAAATGATAGAAGCTTTAAAATCTGGAAAATATGACTTGAATAATACATCCCTTTTGATATCACAAACAGGTGGTGGATGTAGAGCAACTAACTATATAGGATTTATACGTAAAGCTATAAAGGATGCGGGTTTTGAAAAAGTTCCTGTAATTGCAATAAGTGCTCAAAGATTTGAAAAGAATCCTGGTATAACTTACAGTTTAGGAACTGGAATAAAGGCAATAAAGGCAATTTTATATGGAGATCTTTTGATGAGAGTTCTATATAAGGTTAGGCCTTATGAAAAGGTCAAAGGTTCTGCAAATAAGCTTTATGATAAATGGGTAAACATATGTAAAGATGATTCATCAAATGCTAAAATTAAAACATTTAAAAATAATGTAAGAAATATAGTTAAAGAATTTGATAATCTTGAGTTAAATGATGTAGTGAAGCCTAAAGTTGGACTTGTAGGTGAAATATTAGTTAAATTTCATCCTACAGCGAATAATAATGTAGTAGATGTTATAGAAAGAGAAGGGGCAGAAGCTGTAATGCCTGATTTAATGGATTTTGTACTTTATTCTTCATATAATACTACATTTAAGGATAAGCATTATCATACAGATAAAAAGGGAAAATTTCTTTCTAATATACTTATAGATGCTATAGAACATTTTAGAAAACCAATGAAAATGGCACTTAAAGAAAGCATTAGGTTTACTCCTCCAAGTTCCATTAAAGAATTGGCAGAGGGTGTAAAGGGCATAGTTTCAGTGGGAAATCAGACTGGAGAAGGATGGTTTCTAACAGCTGAGATGGTAGAATTAATAAATGATGGAGTTTTGAATGTTATATGTATGCAGCCATTTGCTTGTCTTCCAAACCATGTTACTGGTAAGGGAGTCATAAAAGAACTTAAAAGAAGATACTCTAAGGCAAATATAGCAGCTATTGATTTTGATCCAGGTGCAAGTGAAGTTAATCAAATTAATAGAATAAAGCTTATGCTTTCAACTGCATTTAAGAACTTGGATAATAAAAAGCAAGAAAACAGTTTGAATGAGGCTGAGGAAGAAGTAGCTTCTGTAACTGAAAAGGCTAATATGTAA
- a CDS encoding serine/threonine protein kinase: protein MKNKRSNTIIKLENCRFLGKGHSGSVYLMPDNRVVKIFKNPSSCSEEYHILKKVRNGPYFPEPYEFHSHYMIREYIDGININDYIKKNGASEKLMLELIYLLEYMKNAGFKKIDVRFVHVFVQNNKNLRIIDPRHSFTKKTRFPYHLLQDLKSLNCLELFWKVLKSERPNLYTKWYHTK, encoded by the coding sequence ATGAAAAATAAAAGATCTAATACTATAATAAAATTAGAAAATTGTAGGTTTCTGGGAAAAGGTCACAGCGGAAGTGTGTATCTTATGCCGGATAATAGAGTTGTTAAAATATTTAAAAATCCAAGCTCCTGTAGTGAAGAGTATCATATATTAAAAAAGGTAAGGAATGGTCCGTATTTTCCTGAACCATATGAATTTCACAGCCACTATATGATAAGAGAATATATAGATGGTATAAATATAAATGATTACATTAAAAAAAACGGTGCCTCAGAAAAATTAATGCTTGAACTTATTTATCTTCTTGAATACATGAAAAATGCAGGATTTAAAAAAATAGATGTAAGATTTGTACATGTATTTGTTCAAAATAATAAAAATCTAAGAATAATTGATCCTAGGCATAGTTTTACAAAAAAAACAAGATTTCCATATCACCTGCTGCAAGATTTAAAATCTTTGAACTGCCTTGAATTGTTCTGGAAAGTTCTAAAATCCGAGAGACCAAATTTATACACAAAATGGTACCATACGAAATAA
- a CDS encoding cupin domain-containing protein, protein MGKFFKNVEFAKELVLKNNVNYAEGQVVSKTLVQTENVSMTLFSFDKGEEISSHSASGDALVYVIEGEAAVTVGDNKSTAVKEGNFIVMPSNVPHALVATQRFKMMLIVVKG, encoded by the coding sequence ATGGGAAAATTTTTTAAAAATGTAGAGTTTGCAAAGGAGCTAGTACTTAAAAATAATGTGAACTATGCTGAAGGACAGGTTGTTAGCAAAACATTAGTGCAAACAGAAAATGTAAGTATGACTCTATTTTCATTTGACAAGGGTGAGGAAATAAGCTCACATTCGGCATCAGGAGATGCATTAGTTTATGTAATAGAAGGTGAGGCGGCTGTCACAGTTGGTGATAATAAGTCTACAGCTGTTAAAGAAGGAAATTTTATAGTTATGCCTAGTAATGTTCCACATGCTTTAGTAGCAACTCAAAGATTTAAAATGATGTTAATAGTAGTAAAAGGTTAA
- a CDS encoding valine--tRNA ligase: MKEFNEMAKTYDPKEFEDRIYKWWEEKRFFTPKADDRKKTYTIMMPPPNITGKLHLGHALDCALQDFMIRTKRMQGFETLWLPGQDHASIATEVKVEKELLKKGLKKKEMGREKFLEKVWDWTKEYRERIKNQQKKLGVSADFTRERFTMDEGLNKAVRTVFVKLYNEGLIYQGNRITNWCPKCQTALSDAEIEYKEDAGFFWHIKYPVEGTDDFLEIATTRPETMLGDTAVAVNPKDERYKKFVGKTLILPLVNRKIPVVQDDYVDMEFGTGAVKITPAHDPNDYEVGKRHNLEEIVMLNDDGTVRDGFGKYSGLDRYEARKVIVEDLKKEGYLVKIKEHVHNVGTHDRCGSIIEPMISKQWYVKMKSLAEPAIKAVRNGDTKFVPERFDKIYFNWMENIQDWCISRQLWWGHRIPVWYCKDCNAITVSVDTPHECSKCKSKNLEQDKDVLDTWFSSALWPFSTLGWPDKTEDLKCFYPTNTLVTGYDIIFFWVARMVFSGIYNMGETPFKHVYIHGLVRDAEGRKMSKSLGNGVDPLDVIDEYGADALRFMLITGNAPGNDIRYKVEKVEAARNFANKMWNASRFVLMNLDKDVMDKYKDSKDYSLADKWILSRCNSLVGEITENIDKFELGIASQKVYDFMWNEFCDWYIELVKPVMYGDDEKAKGTSYNVLYKVLTTGLQLLHPVMPYITEEIYQHLGGEYESIAISKWPCYDEKLKNDESEKAMDYIIEAIKSIRNVRAEMNVPPSKKAKIMIFTDDENKRAFELGKNYFEKLAYASEVSFLKTKNEAPENAVSCVTKSAELFMPLLDLIDVDKEKERLNKEKDKLHSEIDRVNKKLSNKGFTAKAPEKVVEGERLKGEKYKKMLEAVEERLAALK; encoded by the coding sequence ATGAAAGAATTTAATGAAATGGCAAAAACATATGATCCTAAAGAATTTGAAGATAGAATATATAAATGGTGGGAGGAAAAAAGGTTTTTTACTCCAAAAGCTGATGATAGAAAAAAAACTTATACAATAATGATGCCACCTCCTAATATAACGGGAAAACTTCACTTAGGTCATGCACTTGATTGTGCACTTCAGGATTTCATGATAAGAACCAAGAGAATGCAGGGATTTGAGACTTTATGGCTACCAGGTCAGGATCATGCTAGTATTGCTACAGAAGTAAAGGTTGAAAAAGAGCTCCTAAAAAAAGGACTAAAGAAAAAAGAAATGGGAAGAGAGAAATTCCTTGAAAAAGTATGGGATTGGACTAAGGAATACAGAGAAAGAATAAAGAATCAGCAAAAAAAGCTTGGAGTTTCGGCTGATTTTACAAGAGAAAGATTTACTATGGATGAAGGACTTAATAAAGCTGTAAGAACAGTATTTGTAAAACTTTATAATGAAGGTCTAATATATCAGGGAAATAGGATTACAAATTGGTGTCCTAAATGTCAAACCGCATTATCTGATGCTGAAATAGAGTATAAAGAGGATGCAGGATTTTTCTGGCATATAAAATATCCAGTAGAAGGCACAGATGATTTTCTTGAAATAGCAACCACAAGACCAGAAACGATGCTTGGTGATACTGCTGTTGCTGTAAATCCAAAGGATGAAAGATATAAAAAGTTTGTGGGGAAAACACTTATTTTACCGCTTGTAAACAGAAAAATACCTGTAGTTCAAGATGATTATGTTGATATGGAATTCGGTACAGGTGCTGTTAAGATAACTCCTGCCCATGATCCAAACGATTATGAAGTAGGTAAGAGACATAACCTTGAAGAAATTGTTATGTTAAATGATGATGGAACAGTAAGGGATGGCTTTGGAAAGTATTCAGGACTTGATAGATATGAAGCAAGAAAAGTTATAGTTGAGGATCTTAAAAAAGAAGGATATCTTGTAAAAATAAAAGAGCATGTCCATAATGTTGGAACACATGATAGGTGTGGAAGTATAATTGAACCTATGATATCAAAACAATGGTATGTTAAGATGAAATCCTTAGCAGAGCCAGCTATAAAAGCAGTTAGAAATGGTGATACTAAATTTGTTCCTGAAAGATTTGATAAAATTTATTTTAACTGGATGGAAAACATTCAAGATTGGTGTATTTCAAGACAGTTATGGTGGGGACATAGAATTCCAGTATGGTATTGTAAAGATTGTAATGCTATAACTGTTTCAGTTGATACTCCACATGAATGTTCAAAATGTAAGAGTAAAAATCTTGAGCAGGATAAAGATGTTCTTGATACATGGTTTAGTTCTGCACTTTGGCCTTTTTCAACACTTGGTTGGCCAGATAAAACTGAAGATTTAAAGTGTTTTTATCCTACAAATACTCTTGTTACAGGATATGATATAATATTCTTTTGGGTAGCAAGAATGGTATTCTCAGGAATCTATAATATGGGTGAAACTCCATTTAAACATGTTTATATACATGGACTGGTAAGAGATGCTGAAGGAAGGAAAATGTCAAAATCTCTTGGTAATGGTGTAGATCCACTTGATGTAATTGATGAATATGGAGCAGATGCACTTAGATTTATGCTTATAACAGGTAATGCTCCAGGAAATGATATAAGATATAAAGTAGAAAAGGTAGAAGCAGCAAGAAATTTTGCCAACAAAATGTGGAATGCATCTAGATTTGTACTTATGAATCTTGATAAGGATGTAATGGATAAATATAAAGATTCAAAGGACTATAGTCTTGCTGACAAGTGGATATTATCAAGGTGTAATTCTCTTGTAGGGGAGATAACAGAAAACATAGATAAATTTGAGCTTGGAATAGCATCTCAAAAGGTTTATGACTTTATGTGGAATGAGTTCTGTGATTGGTATATTGAACTTGTAAAACCTGTAATGTATGGAGATGACGAAAAAGCAAAGGGAACTTCATATAATGTTCTTTATAAAGTTCTAACTACAGGACTTCAGTTATTACACCCTGTAATGCCATATATAACAGAGGAGATCTATCAGCATTTAGGGGGAGAGTATGAATCTATAGCTATTTCAAAATGGCCTTGCTATGATGAAAAACTTAAGAATGATGAATCGGAAAAGGCAATGGATTATATTATTGAGGCTATAAAATCAATTAGAAATGTAAGAGCTGAAATGAATGTACCACCTTCTAAGAAAGCTAAAATAATGATATTTACGGATGATGAAAATAAGCGAGCTTTTGAGCTTGGTAAAAATTATTTTGAGAAACTTGCATATGCTTCTGAAGTAAGCTTCTTAAAGACAAAGAATGAGGCACCTGAAAATGCAGTATCATGTGTAACCAAGTCTGCTGAACTGTTTATGCCGCTTCTTGATCTAATTGATGTAGATAAAGAAAAAGAAAGATTAAACAAAGAAAAAGACAAACTTCACAGTGAAATAGACAGAGTTAATAAAAAGCTTTCTAATAAAGGCTTTACAGCTAAGGCACCAGAAAAGGTAGTTGAAGGTGAAAGGCTAAAGGGAGAAAAATATAAGAAAATGCTTGAAGCTGTTGAGGAGAGATTAGCAGCACTTAAATAG
- a CDS encoding bifunctional folylpolyglutamate synthase/dihydrofolate synthase, translated as MNYKEAINYIHGSLKFGVNLGLERVERLLEILGNPHKKIKCIHVAGTNGKGSTVAMISQVLIEAGYKVGMYTSPYIEDFEERIQINNRNIPKEDLCTIIEKVKNAVDQIKDEEIENPTEFEIITVAAFLYFYMNKIDYAVIEVGLGGRFDATNIIEPILTVITSISYDHMNVLGNTLGKIAYEKAGIIKEGIPLILYPQKKEAHDVIIEIAKEKKSEITDVGKAKAKFIENLVEDNKYFQRVHIDTLKEQYDIKLALLGKHQLINAATAIMAIQNLQQRGVLIQKKHILKGLSKVVWKGRIQVIKNEPLVVLDGAHNIDGISRLKESIKIHFKYNRLILILGILADKEVEKMVKIIAEDAFKVITVSPHNDRAENAEALCDIVKNYNNKCEAEMDYKRAYEKAASYYRKGDMILICGSLYMIGDMIRIIKSE; from the coding sequence TTGAATTATAAAGAAGCTATTAATTATATACATGGTTCTTTAAAATTTGGTGTGAATCTTGGTTTAGAGAGAGTCGAAAGGCTTCTTGAAATTTTGGGGAATCCTCATAAAAAAATAAAGTGTATTCATGTTGCAGGTACAAATGGAAAAGGGTCTACAGTGGCTATGATAAGTCAAGTACTTATAGAAGCTGGATATAAGGTAGGTATGTATACATCACCTTATATAGAAGATTTCGAGGAAAGAATTCAGATAAATAATAGGAATATACCTAAAGAAGATTTATGCACTATAATTGAAAAGGTTAAAAATGCAGTAGATCAAATAAAAGATGAAGAAATAGAAAATCCTACTGAATTTGAAATAATAACGGTAGCAGCATTTTTATATTTTTATATGAATAAAATTGATTATGCTGTAATTGAAGTTGGTCTTGGTGGTAGATTTGATGCTACAAATATAATAGAACCTATTCTTACAGTTATAACTTCAATAAGTTATGATCATATGAATGTGCTGGGAAATACATTAGGGAAAATTGCTTATGAAAAGGCAGGAATTATTAAAGAAGGAATTCCTTTAATTCTATATCCGCAGAAAAAGGAAGCACATGATGTTATAATAGAAATTGCAAAGGAAAAAAAATCGGAAATAACGGATGTTGGAAAAGCCAAAGCCAAATTTATAGAAAATTTAGTTGAAGATAATAAATATTTTCAAAGAGTACATATAGACACATTGAAGGAGCAGTATGATATAAAATTAGCCCTTCTTGGTAAGCATCAACTTATTAATGCCGCTACGGCTATTATGGCTATTCAGAATTTGCAGCAGCGAGGGGTGTTAATACAGAAAAAGCATATATTAAAAGGCTTATCTAAAGTGGTGTGGAAGGGAAGAATTCAAGTTATAAAAAATGAACCTCTTGTTGTTTTAGATGGGGCCCATAATATTGATGGTATATCAAGGCTAAAGGAAAGTATAAAAATTCATTTTAAATATAATAGATTAATACTTATTCTAGGAATATTAGCAGATAAAGAAGTAGAAAAAATGGTGAAAATAATAGCTGAGGATGCGTTTAAGGTTATAACTGTATCACCACATAATGATAGAGCGGAAAATGCGGAGGCATTATGTGATATAGTTAAAAATTATAATAATAAATGTGAAGCTGAAATGGATTATAAAAGAGCTTATGAAAAGGCTGCTTCTTATTACAGAAAAGGAGATATGATTCTTATATGTGGATCTCTATATATGATAGGAGATATGATTAGAATTATAAAAAGTGAATAG
- a CDS encoding polysaccharide deacetylase family protein, with protein sequence MKTLNKNKRKKLLVKRGAAVCLVAVVAIVSACIIQRKYNKKNQVSAYNSTKVIKKSKIKKVKSKDNKLSGADVFNIENCAPGVVEPWVTKKDSPHKVAYLTFDDGPSINTRKILDILNQNNIKATFFLIGKNVERYPDLAKLEVANGETVANHTYSHVLNYRESPDVFVNDINRCDTVLKSVLGDKYIPKFVRFPGGAFGRRIPPFKAAVTNAGYRFINWNALDGDAEHPLSSVDYLMDRVRTTVQGKKVVVILMHDAAAKTTTVQALPQIIQYLKSQGYSFGQLQ encoded by the coding sequence GTGAAGACATTGAATAAAAACAAAAGGAAAAAATTATTAGTAAAAAGAGGAGCAGCTGTTTGCTTAGTAGCTGTTGTTGCTATTGTAAGTGCTTGTATTATTCAAAGAAAATACAATAAAAAGAACCAAGTAAGTGCTTATAATAGTACTAAGGTTATTAAGAAAAGCAAGATTAAAAAAGTCAAAAGTAAAGATAATAAGCTAAGTGGTGCAGATGTTTTTAATATAGAAAATTGTGCTCCAGGAGTAGTTGAGCCGTGGGTTACGAAAAAAGATAGTCCACATAAAGTAGCATATTTGACATTTGATGATGGCCCTTCTATTAATACAAGAAAGATACTAGATATTTTAAATCAGAACAATATAAAAGCTACGTTTTTTTTAATAGGAAAAAATGTAGAAAGATATCCGGATCTTGCTAAATTAGAGGTGGCAAATGGAGAAACAGTTGCCAATCATACTTATAGTCATGTTTTAAATTATAGGGAGTCACCGGATGTATTTGTAAATGATATAAATAGATGTGATACGGTACTTAAATCTGTGCTTGGAGATAAATATATACCTAAATTTGTTAGGTTTCCAGGTGGAGCTTTTGGAAGAAGAATTCCTCCTTTTAAAGCGGCTGTAACAAATGCAGGATATAGATTTATAAACTGGAACGCTTTAGATGGTGATGCAGAGCATCCTCTTTCTTCTGTAGATTACTTGATGGATCGTGTTAGGACAACTGTACAAGGGAAAAAGGTTGTTGTTATATTAATGCATGATGCAGCAGCAAAGACAACAACAGTACAAGCTTTACCACAGATAATACAGTATTTAAAATCACAGGGTTATAGCTTTGGACAATTACAATAA